The Solanum pennellii chromosome 11, SPENNV200 genome contains a region encoding:
- the LOC107004930 gene encoding aspartic proteinase-like protein 2 isoform X2 yields MLSPVVFLVFLCVISPAAPVAVVGDDGMTMTLQLERAFPTSHGVELSQLKARDRVRHGRILQQFPNGVVDFPVEGTYDPFLVGLYFTRVQLGSPPKEFYVQIDTGSDVLWVSCASCNGCPTSSGLQIQLEFFDPSSSSTARPISCSDQRCALGEQSSDSGCSTRNQCGYTFQYGDGSGTSGYYVADLMHFDTIVGNSLTTNSSAPVVFGCSTSQTGDLTKPDRAIDGIFGFGQQGLSVIAQLSSQGVTPNVFSHCLKGSNGGGGILVLGQIVEPNLVYTPLVPSQPHYNLNLETIALNGQTLAISPQVFETSSNRGTIVDSGTTLAYLAEEAYEVFVNAVSQAVSQNVRPLVARGNQCYLTTSSVGDIFPMVSLNFAGGATMVLRGDDYLIQQNSIGGAAVWCMGFQKIPGQGLTILGDLVLKDKIIVYDLAGQRIGWANYDCSQAVNVSATTSRGKTEYVNAGQIGNSSPRNDPYTLLLSVILTFVLQALVFGTYSFL; encoded by the exons ATGTTGTCACCGGTGGTGTTTTTGGTGTTTCTATGTGTAATTTCTCCGGCGGCGCCGGTGGCAGTGGTGGGTGACGACGGAATGACGATGACGTTGCAGTTAGAAAGGGCTTTCCCGACGAGTCATGGAGTTGAATTGAGTCAACTGAAAGCGCGTGACCGAGTTAGACATGGACGAATCTTGCAGCAATTTCCTAATGGGGTTGTTGATTTTCCAGTTGAAGGCACTTATGATCCATTTCTTGTTGG GCTTTACTTTACAAGAGTTCAGTTGGGTTCCCCTCCAAAGGAATTCTATGTACAGATTGATACTGGAAGTGATGTGTTGTGGGTTAGTTGTGCATCTTGTAATGGTTGCCCAACATCTAGTGGACTTCAG ATTCAGCTAGAATTCTTTGATCCATCAAGCTCATCAACAGCTCGACCGATCTCATGTTCAGACCAAAGATGTGCTCTTGGAGAACAATCTTCTGACTCTGGGTGTTCTACCCGAAATCAGTGCGGTTATACGTTCCAATATGGTGATGGCAGTGGGACATCAGGTTATTATGTAGCAGATTTAATGCATTTTGATACAATCGTGGGGAATTCTTTGACGACAAACTCGTCTGCTCCTGTTGTTTTCGG ATGTAGCACATCACAGACAGGTGACTTAACTAAACCCGACAGAGCAATTGATGGGATCTTTGGATTCGGGCAGCAGGGCTTGTCGGTTATTGCACAACTTTCCTCCCAAGGAGTGACCCCGAATGTGTTTTCCCATTGCTTGAAAGGAAGTAATGGCGGGGGTGGTATCTTGGTGCTAGGTCAGATTGTGGAGCCAAATTTAGTTTACACTCCACTTGTCCCATCACA GCCACATTACAACTTGAATCTTGAGACTATTGCTCTCAATGGGCAGACATTGGCCATTAGTCCACAAGTATTTGAAACATCAAGCAACAGGGGAACCATAGTTGATTCCGGAACAACTCTGGCTTATCTTGCTGAAGAAGCTTATGAAGTTTTTGTTAATGCT GTCAGTCAGGCTGTTTCACAGAATGTGCGCCCTCTTGTTGCCAGGGGAAACCAGTGTTATCTAACCACCTCCAG CGTTGGTGATATATTTCCCATGGTGAGTTTGAACTTTGCCGGTGGTGCAACAATGGTATTAAGGGGTGACGACTACCTTATACAGCAAAACTCCATT GGTGGTGCTGCTGTCTGGTGCATGGGCTTTCAGAAAATTCCGGGTCAAGGATTGACAATTTTAGGAG ACCTTGTTCTAAAAGACAAGATTATTGTTTACGATCTGGCTGGACAACGGATTGGATGGGCAAACTACGATT GTTCGCAAGCTGTTAATGTTTCTGCTACCACGAGCAGAGGGAAAACTGAGTATGTCAATGCAGGACAGATTGGTAACAGTTCACCACGTAACGACCCTTACACGCTGCTACTAAGCGTCATTCTAACTTTCGTGTTGCAAGCATTAGTCTTCGGCACTTACTCATTCTTGTAA
- the LOC107004930 gene encoding aspartic proteinase-like protein 2 isoform X1 yields the protein MLSPVVFLVFLCVISPAAPVAVVGDDGMTMTLQLERAFPTSHGVELSQLKARDRVRHGRILQQFPNGVVDFPVEGTYDPFLVGLYFTRVQLGSPPKEFYVQIDTGSDVLWVSCASCNGCPTSSGLQQIQLEFFDPSSSSTARPISCSDQRCALGEQSSDSGCSTRNQCGYTFQYGDGSGTSGYYVADLMHFDTIVGNSLTTNSSAPVVFGCSTSQTGDLTKPDRAIDGIFGFGQQGLSVIAQLSSQGVTPNVFSHCLKGSNGGGGILVLGQIVEPNLVYTPLVPSQPHYNLNLETIALNGQTLAISPQVFETSSNRGTIVDSGTTLAYLAEEAYEVFVNAVSQAVSQNVRPLVARGNQCYLTTSSVGDIFPMVSLNFAGGATMVLRGDDYLIQQNSIGGAAVWCMGFQKIPGQGLTILGDLVLKDKIIVYDLAGQRIGWANYDCSQAVNVSATTSRGKTEYVNAGQIGNSSPRNDPYTLLLSVILTFVLQALVFGTYSFL from the exons ATGTTGTCACCGGTGGTGTTTTTGGTGTTTCTATGTGTAATTTCTCCGGCGGCGCCGGTGGCAGTGGTGGGTGACGACGGAATGACGATGACGTTGCAGTTAGAAAGGGCTTTCCCGACGAGTCATGGAGTTGAATTGAGTCAACTGAAAGCGCGTGACCGAGTTAGACATGGACGAATCTTGCAGCAATTTCCTAATGGGGTTGTTGATTTTCCAGTTGAAGGCACTTATGATCCATTTCTTGTTGG GCTTTACTTTACAAGAGTTCAGTTGGGTTCCCCTCCAAAGGAATTCTATGTACAGATTGATACTGGAAGTGATGTGTTGTGGGTTAGTTGTGCATCTTGTAATGGTTGCCCAACATCTAGTGGACTTCAG CAGATTCAGCTAGAATTCTTTGATCCATCAAGCTCATCAACAGCTCGACCGATCTCATGTTCAGACCAAAGATGTGCTCTTGGAGAACAATCTTCTGACTCTGGGTGTTCTACCCGAAATCAGTGCGGTTATACGTTCCAATATGGTGATGGCAGTGGGACATCAGGTTATTATGTAGCAGATTTAATGCATTTTGATACAATCGTGGGGAATTCTTTGACGACAAACTCGTCTGCTCCTGTTGTTTTCGG ATGTAGCACATCACAGACAGGTGACTTAACTAAACCCGACAGAGCAATTGATGGGATCTTTGGATTCGGGCAGCAGGGCTTGTCGGTTATTGCACAACTTTCCTCCCAAGGAGTGACCCCGAATGTGTTTTCCCATTGCTTGAAAGGAAGTAATGGCGGGGGTGGTATCTTGGTGCTAGGTCAGATTGTGGAGCCAAATTTAGTTTACACTCCACTTGTCCCATCACA GCCACATTACAACTTGAATCTTGAGACTATTGCTCTCAATGGGCAGACATTGGCCATTAGTCCACAAGTATTTGAAACATCAAGCAACAGGGGAACCATAGTTGATTCCGGAACAACTCTGGCTTATCTTGCTGAAGAAGCTTATGAAGTTTTTGTTAATGCT GTCAGTCAGGCTGTTTCACAGAATGTGCGCCCTCTTGTTGCCAGGGGAAACCAGTGTTATCTAACCACCTCCAG CGTTGGTGATATATTTCCCATGGTGAGTTTGAACTTTGCCGGTGGTGCAACAATGGTATTAAGGGGTGACGACTACCTTATACAGCAAAACTCCATT GGTGGTGCTGCTGTCTGGTGCATGGGCTTTCAGAAAATTCCGGGTCAAGGATTGACAATTTTAGGAG ACCTTGTTCTAAAAGACAAGATTATTGTTTACGATCTGGCTGGACAACGGATTGGATGGGCAAACTACGATT GTTCGCAAGCTGTTAATGTTTCTGCTACCACGAGCAGAGGGAAAACTGAGTATGTCAATGCAGGACAGATTGGTAACAGTTCACCACGTAACGACCCTTACACGCTGCTACTAAGCGTCATTCTAACTTTCGTGTTGCAAGCATTAGTCTTCGGCACTTACTCATTCTTGTAA
- the LOC107003060 gene encoding uncharacterized RNA-binding protein C1827.05c-like, which translates to MGAKGRKKNITKKLKKGANEFSASSVSKDKAADFLPLEGGPARKLPDTEVRESKATILYIGRIPHGFYENEMEGFFKQFGTIKRLRLARNKKTGKSKHFGFIEFESPEVAKVVADTMHNYLLFEHLLQVRLIPPEHVHPRLWKGVNRWYKPLDWVNIERKRQDKERTLEEHNKLVGEILKRDKKRRKRIEAAGIDYECPEMVGAIQAAPKKIRFTD; encoded by the exons ATGGGTGCCAAAGGGAGGAAGAAAAACATAACTAAGAAGTTGAAGAAGGGTGCTAACGAATTCTCAGCTTCTTCGGTTTCTAAAGATAAAGCTGCTGACTTTCTG CCATTGGAAGGTGGGCCGGCGAGAAAACTCCCAGATACTGAAGTACGGGAAAGTAAAGCGACAATATTGTATATTGGAAGGATTCCACAtggattttatgagaatgaAATGGAAG GTTTCTTTAAGCAATTTGGTACAATTAAGAGGCTTAGACTTGCAAGGAATAAAAAG ACGGGAAAATCAAAGCATTTTGGCTTCATAGAATTTGAGTCCCCTGAG GTTGCTAAAGTGGTTGCGGATACAATGCATAACTATCTATTATTTGAGCACTTGTTGCAAGTTCGTCTTATTCCTCCTGAGCATGTTCATCCCAGATT GTGGAAAGGTGTGAACCGCTGGTACAAACCGTTGGACTGGGTTAATATTGAAAGGAAGCGTCAGGACAAG GAAAGAACATTGGAAGAGCATAATAAGTTGGTTGGAGAAATTCTAAAACGTGACAAAAAGAGGCGAAAGAGGATCGAGGCAGCTGGGATTGATTACGAGTGCCCAGAAATG GTGGGTGCAATTCAGGCTGCACCAAAGAAGATCAGGTTCACGGATTAG
- the LOC107004234 gene encoding agmatine coumaroyltransferase-2-like: MKIKIESSRIIKPFYEHTPPSTTSHIPLSVFDKVTYEAQIAIIYAYHPPTPPNTAIELGLRKALAVYREWGGRLGEDEHGNRVILLNDEGVRFVEASASSTLDQAMPFKPSPSLLSLHPSLKDVKELVQVQLTRFTCGSLVVGFTAHHTVADGHSTSNFLVAWGQACRGHRVNPLPLHDRTIFTPRNSSHIEYQHKGVEYMSKSKKEHSLNEVHHISEDVVVHKVHFTVQFLANLKAKASSMNGNNKPYSTFESLLAHLWRVITKARGLSGFESTQIRISVNGRTRLNPKVPNEYFGNLVLWAFPTTKVKELLRESLPHATKLIHDAIAKVNNNYFRSFIDFANTKAKEEDLVPTADMNKHILCPNIEVDSWLRFPFYDLDFGTGCPYMFMPSYFPTEGMMFLIPSFVGNGSIDVFVPLFEDKLPLFKKICYSLDLLED, from the coding sequence ATGAAGATTAAAATAGAAAGTTCAAGAATTATTAAGCCTTTCTATGAACACACCCCTCCTTCTACAACAAGCCACATTCCTCTTAGTGTTTTTGATAAGGTCACATATGAGGCTCAAATTGCTATCATATATGCCTACCACCCACCCACCCCACCAAATACCGCGATTGAATTAGGTCTTCGAAAAGCCTTAGCTGTTTATCGAGAGTGGGGTGGAAGATTAGGTGAAGATGAACATGGAAATCGAGTGATTCTCCTCAATGATGAGGGTGTTAGATTTGTCGAGGCATCGGCTAGTAGCACTCTAGATCAAGCAATGCCTTTCAAGCCTTCACCTTCTTTGCTTAGCCTACACCCTAGCTTGAAGGATGTGAAAGAATTGGTGCAAGTCCAATTAACTAGGTTCACTTGTGGCTCCTTGGTGGTTGGTTTTACCGCACACCACACGGTAGCAGATGGTCATTCCACTAGCAACTTCTTGGTTGCATGGGGCCAAGCTTGTCGAGGCCACAGAGTCAATCCTCTTCCTTTGCATGATCGTACTATTTTCACCCCTCGAAATTCTTCTCATATCGAGTATCAACATAAAGGGGTTGAATATATGTCTAAGTCGAAAAAAGAACATTCACTCAATGAAGTTCATCATATATCTGAAGATGTGGTTGTACACAAAGTTCATTTCACAGTTCAATTTCTCGCGAATCTTAAAGCAAAGGCTTCTTCAATGAATGGAAATAACAAGCCTTATAGCACCTTTGAAAGTCTCCTTGCCCATTTATGGAGAGTCATAACCAAAGCCCGCGGGCTAAGTGGATTTGAGTCAACCCAAATAAGAATCTCAGTCAATGGTAGAACCAGGTTGAACCCAAAAGTACCCAATGAGTACTTTGGCAACTTAGTCCTATGGGCATTCCCAACAACAAAAGTGAAAGAACTACTACGAGAATCTCTGCCACACGCAACAAAACTTATTCATGACGCTATTGCAAAAGTAAACAACAACTATTTCAGATCATTTATTGACTTCGCTAACACCAAAGCTAAAGAAGAAGATCTTGTCCCCACCGCGGACATGAACAAGCACATACTTTGCCCAAATATCGAGGTGGATAGTTGGTTAAGGTTCCCATTCTACGACCTAGATTTTGGTACGGGTTGCCCGTACATGTTCATGCCTTCGTATTTTCCTACCGAAGGCATGATGTTTCTTATACCGTCTTTCGTTGGAAACGGAAGTATCGATGTCTTCGTTCCTTTATTCGAAGACAAGTTGCCACTCTTCAAGAAAATTTGTTATTCCTTGGACTTGCTTGAAGATTAA
- the LOC107004478 gene encoding SRSF protein kinase 1 yields MAEEEERNGGERSETSDYTSEDEGTEDYRRGGYHAVRIGDTFKQGRYVVQSKLGWGHFSTVWLAWDTQKSRFVALKVQKSAQHYTEAAMDEITILKQIAEGDPDDKKCVVKLLDHFKHSGPNGQHVCMVFEYLGDNLLTLIKYSDYRGLSIHKVKEICFHILVGLDYLHRQLSIIHTDLKPENILLLSMIDQSKDPTKSDAPLILPSSKSKFLSESGASKEVKVYNGDLTKNQKKKIRKKAKRAAQRCTDKEASEETEQDNEASSPEKSNSDEKPNKESFEGKTNAKASENGSTTDGTREQRTQRPKRGSRSMRQKLLTDVDLRCKLVDFGNACWTYKQFTSDIQTRQYRCPEVILGSKYSTSADLWSFACICFELATGDVLFDPHSGDNYDRDEDHLALMMELLGMMPRKIALGGRYSRELFNRSGDLRHIRRLRFWPMNKVLREKYEFSEQDAHDLADFLVPILDFVPEKRPTAAQCLNHPWITERLRDLSPSKTNSIFQATENGGSEKKREKDEREAMEAGVGNIVIDGTAKLVKVSQSVNLAKES; encoded by the exons ATGGCGGAAGAGGAGGAGAGGAACGGCGGTGAGCGGAGTGAGACGAGTGACTACACATCGGAGGATGAAGGTACTGAAGATTACAGGCGCGGAGGTTATCACGCTGTTCGAATCGGAGATACATTCAAACAAGGACGATATGTAGTGCAGAGTAAGCTTGGTTGGGGACATTTCTCTACTGTTTGGCTCGCTTGGGATACGCAAAAATCT AGGTTTGTTGCTCTAAAAGTTCAAAAGAGTGCTCAACATTATACAGAAGCGGCTATGGATGAGATTACCATATTAAAGCAGATTGCAGAGGGAGATCCAGATGATAAGAAGTGTGTGGTGAAGTTATTGGATCACTTTAAGCATTCCGGGCCCAATGGCCAGCATGTTTGTATGGTATTCGAATACTTGGGAGATAATCTTTTGACTCTAATCAAGTACTCAGACTATCGAGGCCTATCAATTCACAAGGTTAAAGAAATTTGCTTCCATATTTTAGTGGGTTTGGATTATTTACATCGTCAGCTTTCTATTATTCACACAGACTTGAAGCCAGAAAATATTTTGCTCTTATCAATGATTGATCAAAGTAAAGATCCAACAAAATCAGATGCTCCCCTTATTCTTCCTTCGAGTAAAAGTAAATTTCTCTCTGAATCTGGGGCTTCCAAGGAAGTAAAGGTTTATAATGGTGACCTGACTAAGAACCAGAAAAAGAAAATTCGGAAAAAGGCTAAGCGAGCAGCTCAAAGATGTACGGACAAGGAAGCGTCTGAGGAAACTGAACAAGATAATGAAGCCAGTAGTCCTGAAAAGTCCAATTCCGATGAGAAACCTAATAAAGAGTCATTTGAGGGTAAGACTAATGCTAAAGCAAGTGAAAATGGCTCAACAACAGACGGAACAAGGGAGCAGAGAACTCAAAGACCTAAAAGAGGCAGTCGATCCATGAGGCAGAAACTATTGACTGATGTGGACCTTAGGTGCAAATTAGTTGACTTCGGCAATGCATGCTGGACGTATAAACAATTCACAAGTGATATCCAGACAAGACAGTATAGATGTCCTGAGGTTATCCTAGGATCTAAATATTCTACTTCAGCTGATCTTTGGTCCTTTGCTTGCATTTGCTTTGAGCTTGCCACTGGTGATGTTCTTTTTGATCCACACAGTGGTGACAATTATGACAGGGATGAG GATCACTTGGCCCTTATGATGGAGCTTCTTGGAATGATGCCACGCAAG ATTGCCTTAGGTGGGCGTTATTCACGAGAGCTCTTCAACCGAAGTGGAGACTTGAGACATATCAGACGATTGCGGTTCTGGCCTATGAATAAAGTGCTTAGGGAAAAGTATGAGTTCAGTGAACAAGATGCTCATGACCTGGCTGATTTCTTAGTTCCAATACTTGATTTTGTGCCTGAGAAAAGACCTACTGCAGCTCAATGTCTCAATCATCCATGGATCACTGAACGTCTTCGGGATCTTTCTCCTTCTAAAACTAATTCTATATTCCAAGCAACTGAAAATGGTGGCTCAGAGAAGAAGAGGGAGAAAGATGAGAGGGAGGCAATGGAAGCTGGAGTAGGCAACATTGTGATTGATGGAACCGCAAAGCTAGTCAAAGTTTCTCAATCCGTAAACCTAGCAAAAGAGAGTTGA